One Streptomyces fagopyri DNA window includes the following coding sequences:
- a CDS encoding helix-turn-helix domain-containing protein: MDGKRQLGEFLRARRSQVRPEDLDLVTYGDRRRVPGLRREELAQLAGVSQSYYARLEQGQSNASPEVLEAIAQALRLGEAERRHLLELAAGARRRTRARRPEPERVSPALARLTAALDDVPVVVLGRRGDVLAWNRAGHALYAGHLDPEGPERPGERPNMARLVFLDEHTRDLYVDWPAKARAVVGALRLASGRFPDDPALASLVGELTLGSEEFASMWADHRVKTSEATGYGMRHPLVGAMDVTQQTLHAEDGLTVVIATTEAHSPSRAAMTLLVHSAGADRQGVRPARSPGRAPA, encoded by the coding sequence ATGGACGGAAAACGACAGCTCGGCGAGTTCCTGCGGGCACGCCGCTCCCAGGTGCGGCCCGAGGATCTCGACCTGGTGACCTACGGCGACCGACGCCGTGTGCCCGGGCTGCGGCGCGAGGAACTGGCCCAGCTGGCGGGTGTCAGCCAGTCGTACTACGCGCGGCTGGAGCAGGGGCAGTCCAACGCCTCCCCGGAGGTCCTGGAGGCGATCGCGCAGGCACTGCGACTCGGCGAGGCCGAACGCCGGCACCTGCTCGAACTGGCCGCGGGCGCGCGTCGCCGGACCCGCGCACGCCGGCCGGAGCCGGAACGGGTGTCACCGGCCCTCGCGCGGCTGACGGCCGCGCTGGACGACGTACCCGTGGTGGTGCTGGGGCGGCGCGGTGATGTCCTGGCCTGGAACCGCGCCGGGCACGCGCTGTACGCCGGTCACCTCGACCCGGAGGGACCGGAACGGCCGGGGGAGCGGCCGAACATGGCGCGCCTGGTGTTCCTCGACGAGCACACCCGTGATCTCTACGTGGACTGGCCGGCCAAGGCCAGAGCCGTGGTGGGTGCCCTGCGGCTGGCGTCCGGCCGGTTTCCCGACGACCCGGCCCTCGCCTCACTCGTCGGTGAACTGACTCTCGGCAGCGAGGAGTTCGCCTCCATGTGGGCGGACCACCGGGTCAAGACGAGTGAAGCGACCGGCTACGGGATGCGGCATCCGCTGGTGGGTGCCATGGATGTCACGCAGCAGACGCTGCACGCCGAGGACGGCCTGACCGTCGTCATCGCGACCACCGAGGCGCACTCACCGTCACGGGCCGCCATGACGCTCCTCGTGCACAGCGCCGGCGCCGACCGGCAGGGCGTGCGACCGGCCAGGTCCCCGGGGCGCGCCCCCGCCTAG
- a CDS encoding CaiB/BaiF CoA transferase family protein: MTELPLAGITVVSVEQAVAAPFATRQLADLGARVIKVERPGEGDFARRYDTTVHGESSYFVWLNRSKESLTLDLKSARGRHILEQLLAGADVFVQNLAPGAAARLGLDAASLKERHPSLIPCAITGYGSDGPWADRKAYDLLVQCQTGLVSLTGNEHGAARAGVSVADIAAGMYAYSGVLTALFTRATQGVARAVEVSLFEALAEWMSQPALYTRHGGTQPPRIGTRHATIAPYGTYPTADGKDVLLSIQNEREWVALCERFLERPDLVQDPRFATGPDRVTHRDALDAIVAERFRALDGQEVRELLDAAGIANAGVNDVEEFLAHPVLRERGRWRDVRVPGAVVPALLPPVDLAGVDPRMDAVPALGEHTEDILTALGHASADIAALRADGVV; this comes from the coding sequence ATGACCGAGCTTCCCCTCGCCGGCATCACCGTCGTCAGCGTCGAGCAGGCGGTGGCGGCGCCCTTCGCGACCCGTCAACTCGCCGACCTCGGCGCTCGGGTGATCAAGGTGGAACGTCCGGGAGAGGGCGACTTCGCCCGCCGTTACGACACCACCGTGCACGGCGAGTCCAGCTACTTCGTCTGGCTCAACCGCTCCAAGGAGTCACTGACCCTGGACCTGAAGTCGGCGAGGGGACGCCACATCCTGGAGCAACTGCTGGCCGGCGCCGACGTGTTCGTACAGAACCTGGCCCCCGGAGCGGCCGCCCGGCTCGGCCTCGACGCCGCGTCGCTGAAGGAACGGCACCCGTCGCTGATCCCGTGCGCCATCACCGGTTACGGCTCCGACGGGCCGTGGGCCGACCGCAAGGCGTACGACCTGCTCGTGCAGTGCCAGACGGGCCTGGTCTCCCTGACGGGCAACGAGCACGGCGCCGCCCGGGCCGGGGTGTCGGTCGCCGACATCGCCGCGGGCATGTACGCCTACTCGGGCGTCCTCACCGCCCTGTTCACCCGCGCCACCCAGGGCGTCGCCCGCGCCGTGGAGGTGTCGCTCTTCGAGGCGCTGGCCGAGTGGATGAGCCAGCCCGCCCTGTACACGCGCCACGGCGGCACCCAGCCGCCGCGGATCGGCACCCGGCACGCCACCATCGCCCCCTACGGCACGTACCCGACGGCGGACGGCAAGGACGTGCTGCTCTCCATCCAGAACGAGCGCGAATGGGTCGCGCTGTGCGAGCGGTTCCTGGAGCGGCCGGACCTCGTCCAGGACCCGCGCTTCGCCACCGGTCCGGACCGGGTGACCCATCGCGACGCGCTCGACGCGATCGTGGCCGAGCGGTTCCGCGCGCTGGACGGTCAGGAGGTGCGCGAACTGCTGGACGCGGCGGGCATCGCCAACGCCGGCGTCAACGACGTCGAGGAGTTCCTCGCCCATCCGGTCCTCCGTGAACGGGGCCGCTGGCGCGACGTGCGGGTGCCCGGAGCCGTGGTGCCCGCGCTCCTGCCGCCCGTGGACCTCGCCGGAGTCGACCCCCGCATGGACGCCGTACCCGCCCTCGGCGAGCACACCGAGGACATCCTCACCGCGCTCGGTCACGCTTCGGCCGACATCGCCGCCCTGCGGGCCGACGGCGTCGTCTGA
- a CDS encoding TetR/AcrR family transcriptional regulator encodes MATTDKASTRDRLLDAAADLFYSQGVSVGIEALCRTAGVSKRSMYQLFAGKDEVLAASLERRIPLYEEQLSPASAADATPRERVLRVFERVEYFSTRPEYRGCPFLAALVELKDPEHPASVVAGTAKDRLEEMFRAEAELGGARDAGLLARQLMLVFDGASARAGSRIETLDDGLATTTVTLLLDAAGVA; translated from the coding sequence ATGGCCACTACAGACAAGGCGTCCACGAGGGACCGGCTGCTGGACGCCGCGGCCGACCTCTTCTACAGTCAGGGCGTCTCCGTGGGCATCGAGGCCCTGTGCAGGACGGCCGGCGTCTCGAAGCGGTCGATGTACCAGCTCTTCGCCGGCAAGGACGAGGTCCTGGCGGCGAGTCTCGAACGCCGGATCCCGCTCTACGAGGAGCAGCTCTCGCCCGCTTCGGCGGCCGACGCGACGCCCCGCGAGCGCGTCCTGCGCGTCTTCGAGCGCGTGGAGTACTTCTCCACGCGCCCCGAGTACCGCGGCTGCCCCTTCCTGGCCGCGCTGGTCGAGCTGAAGGACCCCGAGCACCCGGCGAGCGTGGTGGCAGGCACCGCCAAGGACCGTCTCGAGGAGATGTTCCGGGCCGAGGCCGAGCTGGGGGGCGCACGCGACGCGGGGCTCCTCGCCCGGCAGCTGATGCTGGTCTTCGACGGCGCGAGCGCCCGCGCCGGGTCCCGGATCGAGACGCTGGACGACGGACTGGCGACGACGACCGTCACCCTGCTTCTGGACGCGGCGGGCGTCGCCTGA
- a CDS encoding AAA family ATPase, with protein MFTSVDDVSARLAETGYLASPAVATTVFLADRLGKPLLVEGPAGVGKTELAKAVAEVAGARLIRLQCYEGVDESRALYEWNHAKQLLRISAGRDETWDEARTDIFSEEFLLPRPLLTAIRGDGPKVLLIDETDKADVEVEGLLLEVLSDFQVTVPELGTITATSRPFVVLTSNASRELSEALRRRCLFLHIGFPEEELERRIVRLKVPGLDEALTRSVVRVVGALREMDLRKVPSVAETIDWARTLLALGAGTLDESVVRDSLGVLLKHQDDVLKAAAKLDLDAM; from the coding sequence CTGTTCACATCCGTCGACGACGTCTCCGCGCGCCTCGCCGAGACCGGCTATCTGGCGTCGCCCGCGGTCGCGACCACCGTCTTCCTGGCCGACCGGCTCGGCAAACCGCTGCTGGTGGAGGGCCCCGCCGGGGTCGGCAAGACGGAACTCGCCAAGGCCGTCGCCGAGGTGGCCGGGGCCCGGCTGATCCGGTTGCAGTGCTACGAAGGGGTCGACGAGTCCCGGGCGCTGTACGAGTGGAACCACGCCAAGCAGCTGCTGCGGATCAGCGCCGGCCGCGACGAGACGTGGGACGAGGCCCGCACGGACATCTTCAGCGAGGAATTCCTCTTGCCCCGGCCGCTGTTGACCGCCATCCGCGGCGACGGCCCCAAGGTGCTGCTGATCGACGAGACCGACAAGGCCGACGTCGAGGTGGAGGGCCTGCTGCTCGAGGTGCTCAGCGACTTCCAGGTCACCGTCCCCGAGTTGGGCACGATCACCGCGACCAGCCGGCCCTTCGTGGTGCTCACCTCGAACGCGAGCCGTGAACTGTCCGAGGCGCTGCGCCGCCGCTGCCTCTTCCTCCACATCGGCTTCCCCGAGGAGGAGTTGGAGCGCCGGATCGTACGGCTGAAGGTGCCGGGCCTGGACGAGGCGCTGACCCGGTCGGTGGTCCGGGTGGTCGGCGCGCTGCGCGAGATGGATCTGCGGAAGGTCCCGTCGGTCGCCGAGACCATCGACTGGGCGCGCACCCTGCTCGCGCTCGGCGCCGGCACCCTCGACGAGTCGGTCGTACGCGACAGCCTCGGTGTCCTCCTCAAGCACCAGGACGATGTGCTCAAGGCGGCCGCCAAGCTCGATCTGGACGCCATGTGA